The Tolypothrix sp. PCC 7712 region ACGGACAAGTAATGCTGGGTATTTTGGTGGTGCAGGACTTGGCATTAGGGCTAATGCTAGCAGTCCTACCAGCGCTGCATGAACCAGGTGAAGCGATTGGGGTCGCGGTGGTGACAGCGCTGGTACGCATTGGCTTATTTGCAGCTGGTGCAGTCGTCGCTGGGATTTGGCTGATTCCACCACTGTTACGACTTCTGGCTCGCACTGAAAGCAAAGAACTATTTTTATTAGGTGTAGTGGCACTCTGCTTGGGTATTGCCCTGCTGACAGAGTATTTAGGGTTATCAATTGAGATGGGGGCGTTTGTCGCCGGTTTGATGATTTCCGAAGTGGAATACGCCGACCAAACTTTAACCTATGTGGAGCCGCTGAGAGACATCTTTGCCAGTTTATTTTTTGCATCCATTGGGATGTTAATTGACCCAGTGTTTTTGTGGAAAAACCTGGAATTGATTTTGGGTTTAGTGGCAATAGTTTTCGTCGGTAAGTTTTTAATCATTACACCTTTGGTAAAACTATTCCGCTATCCCTTAAAAACAGCTTTAATTGCTGGGCTGGGGCTGGCTCAAATTGGGGAATTTTCCTTTGTACTTGCCAGTGAAGGGCAGGCTTTGGGCTTGGTTTCGCGTACAGTGTATTTACTGATTTTAGGAACTACAGCTGTAACACTTGTTATTACCCCGTTTGTACTACGGTTGGTACCATTTTTATTTACTGTGGCAGAATCTATGCCTTGGTTGAAACCTTATTTAGAAGAAGTCCAACCTCGGGATATCTCCGAAGATTTGCCATTAAAAGGTCATGTAGTAGTTTGTGGTTATGGGCGAGTAGGCAAAAATCTGGTCAAATTATTACAGCAACACCAGCTACCTGTAGTCGTCATCGACCAATCTGAAAGCAGAATTCAGAAATTGCGGGAAGCAGGAGTGCCTTATGTATATGGCAATTGCGTGAGTTTACATGTTTTAGAAACTGCTGGGGTAAATCATGCCAAAGGAATGGCGATCGCACTTCCTGACCCCATGAGTACGCGTCTTTGCCTTAAACGCGCTTTAGAATTGTGTCCAGAATTAGATTTAGTTGTCCGCGCTACTCAAGATAAAAATATTGAAGTGCTTTATCAATTAGGCGCTAGGGAAGTTGTACAACCTGAGTTTGAAGCCAGCTTAGAAATGGCAACCTATTTATTAAAAGGTTTAGGTTTGGCAGGAGATTTTGTGCAACGGGAAATGCAGCAAATTCGCAAAGATCATTATTTGGACTTGCGGCCAGAACAGACCGCCTCGGAAGTTTCTCGTAATTTAGAATACGCAACACAAGATTTAAATCGCCGTTGGTATCCCCTACCATCTGGTTCGCCCCTGATTGGTATGAGCTTAGAAGAAGCAGATATGCGTTACTTAATTGGGGTGAGTTTAATGGCAATTCGCCGCGCCAACGGCGAAGAAATTGACTATCCCAATAACCAAACCCGATTGGAAGAAGGCGATCGCTTGCTGGTAGTGGGAGCAGATGAAGAACTAGCAGCTTTGGCAGAATTTGCTGTTGGTAGAACAGCCGTCCCCGGAGAAAATAGCGCTTGTCAGTGGACAGCAATTAATGCTGATACCCCAATTTTAGGTAAAAATTTAGCAGATTTAGATATTACTAACAAATACAGCGTCAAAGTAGAGGCAATCCGGCGTGATGGTAAATTTATCCGCTCTCCTGATAGCCACATGGACTTGCGAGACGGCGATCAAGTATTGTTATGCGGCAGCTTAGAGAGTCTCAATCAACTACAACCTTTATTTACTACATCTGAGGCAGTGCCGCTATCCATACCAATTGTAAAAACTGATGAGGCAGAAGCCCTAAAAGAATTTCTGCCTGTAGATCAGTCAAGAAATTAAATGGCATGGTTAAAGAAACATAACCTGCAAATACAAATTTGGGGAATTTAGCCAGCAAACAAGCCTAAATTTTAGGCTTAATGTAAGCGATCGCCTGCTTCCAAATTGTAGTTTGCTGGCTGTTCTCGTCCACAATACAGACACAGTGTGGATCTTGCCAAATGATCCTGCCTGTGACCAAATCGCCTGTCATCAGTTTGAAATCTACTGTTGCTGTATTTTTAATCAGGTTTTGTACTTGCCGAATACTCGGCAGTGAAGTATCGAATTC contains the following coding sequences:
- a CDS encoding cation:proton antiporter: MQEDFRLIVDLVSVLAVAACGGLFAALLRQPVLLGYLIGGMVVGPAGLGLIKEVIQVETLAQFGVAFLLFALGVEFSFAELKKVKAIALGGGGLQIALTILITVVICGVTGAWGALPAKGVFLGSILSLSSTAVVLKCLMESNETDTPHGQVMLGILVVQDLALGLMLAVLPALHEPGEAIGVAVVTALVRIGLFAAGAVVAGIWLIPPLLRLLARTESKELFLLGVVALCLGIALLTEYLGLSIEMGAFVAGLMISEVEYADQTLTYVEPLRDIFASLFFASIGMLIDPVFLWKNLELILGLVAIVFVGKFLIITPLVKLFRYPLKTALIAGLGLAQIGEFSFVLASEGQALGLVSRTVYLLILGTTAVTLVITPFVLRLVPFLFTVAESMPWLKPYLEEVQPRDISEDLPLKGHVVVCGYGRVGKNLVKLLQQHQLPVVVIDQSESRIQKLREAGVPYVYGNCVSLHVLETAGVNHAKGMAIALPDPMSTRLCLKRALELCPELDLVVRATQDKNIEVLYQLGAREVVQPEFEASLEMATYLLKGLGLAGDFVQREMQQIRKDHYLDLRPEQTASEVSRNLEYATQDLNRRWYPLPSGSPLIGMSLEEADMRYLIGVSLMAIRRANGEEIDYPNNQTRLEEGDRLLVVGADEELAALAEFAVGRTAVPGENSACQWTAINADTPILGKNLADLDITNKYSVKVEAIRRDGKFIRSPDSHMDLRDGDQVLLCGSLESLNQLQPLFTTSEAVPLSIPIVKTDEAEALKEFLPVDQSRN
- a CDS encoding Hfq-related RNA-binding protein, coding for MHSSPPKTLTEFDTSLPSIRQVQNLIKNTATVDFKLMTGDLVTGRIIWQDPHCVCIVDENSQQTTIWKQAIAYIKPKI